One region of Vescimonas fastidiosa genomic DNA includes:
- a CDS encoding DUF1643 domain-containing protein has translation MQHIPTMDIRTLGDIGFDGQLRRALEPSQEYDVEKWLFVPNTYTEYRYILGTRGENPLICIGINPSTARPGALDPTLKSVERIALGNGFDSFIMFNVYAQRATSPDDMEWVLNDELHRENMRAFDYILSLSERPTVWAAWGTVIEKRDYLWDCLQEMIAIGQEHGARWVKCGRVSAAGHPHHPLYLRADSRIEDFPVEEYAARRPAAKKSRKRGGVL, from the coding sequence ATGCAGCACATACCGACTATGGACATACGCACGCTGGGGGACATCGGCTTTGACGGGCAGCTCCGGCGGGCTCTGGAGCCCAGCCAGGAATACGATGTGGAGAAATGGCTGTTCGTGCCGAACACCTACACGGAGTACCGATATATTTTGGGGACCCGGGGGGAAAACCCCCTGATCTGCATCGGCATCAACCCCTCCACCGCCCGACCCGGGGCCCTGGACCCCACCCTCAAGAGCGTGGAGCGGATCGCCCTGGGGAACGGATTTGATTCCTTTATCATGTTCAATGTATACGCTCAGCGGGCTACCTCGCCGGATGACATGGAGTGGGTCTTGAATGACGAGCTGCACCGGGAAAATATGCGGGCCTTTGACTACATTCTGTCCCTTTCGGAGCGGCCCACGGTGTGGGCGGCCTGGGGGACCGTCATCGAAAAGCGGGACTACCTTTGGGACTGCCTGCAGGAGATGATTGCCATTGGCCAGGAGCATGGGGCCCGGTGGGTGAAGTGCGGACGGGTTTCGGCGGCGGGACATCCCCACCATCCGCTGTATCTGCGTGCGGACAGCCGGATCGAGGACTTTCCGGTGGAGGAATATGCGGCCCGGCGGCCGGCTGCAAAGAAAAGTAGAAAACGCGGAGGCGTTTTATGA